From Demequina capsici:
CGCGAGTAGTGGCTACGCCGTTCGTGCGCTCATTGCCCAGCCCTCACGGTGTGCCTGGTAGACGAGCGTCTCGAAGTCAACCTCGCTCTCAGGTGCGTCGACTGGCTCCACGTCGGGTGCGATCCCGCTGAGAACGTCGCCGACCGTGATGTCGAGCGCGCGCGCCAGTTTCACCAGGTGATCGGTGTTGAACGCCTGCTCGCCGCTGATCATGGAAGCAAGCTGCGTGCTGCGGATGCCCGCGGCATCGCCGAGCCGGTGCACGTCCCACCCGCACCGGTCGGCCGCCTCGAGCACGTTCGCCCCGATAGAGCGCGCGAGGTTCGCGCCGACGTGCGCCGTCACAAGGCCCCGCCTTCGCGATCGAGCAGGTCCGCCGCCTCGAGCAGGCGTGCCGCGAGACCGCGCGCCTCCTCGGCAAGAGTCTTGCCGTCACCTTCGTACAGCCACCCCTCGAGGGTGACCTGCTGCTCGTTAAGAGTCACCTGACCTGTAATCGGGTTCCATGTCTGGAACGCCTCGAGGTTGACGATGTCGTAGGTGAGCGGGCGCTTGACGTGGCGGTGGGCCGTTCCGTCCAGCTCGCTCTCCCACTCGGTTGCCTCCGTCGCCCAGGCAGGGGCTGGAACGTCGGGGATCGTCTTGACGGCGCTCACCTTGCACCGCCAAGAATGCGCTCAGCGTCGTCAGCCACCTCGAGCAGGATGCGGGCGTAGCGGCGCATCGCG
This genomic window contains:
- a CDS encoding helix-turn-helix domain-containing protein, with the translated sequence MLEAADRCGWDVHRLGDAAGIRSTQLASMISGEQAFNTDHLVKLARALDITVGDVLSGIAPDVEPVDAPESEVDFETLVYQAHREGWAMSARTA